ACCAATTTCATGGTAGGCCTGGTAAACTTCTTGTTTCTTTAAGCCTTTATTCTTGGCCACTTTTTTAATGGCTTCTTTGGAAGACAACTTCCCTTCTTCCATCCACCATTCCACTTGACCTTTGAGGGGCAGGTGGTCAATTCCAGCCTGTAACTGTTCCGATGCCGTTTTAGGATGGGGATTGCCTTCAATATAGAAGCAAATTTCTCCCTTGACGACAGGATTTTCCTGGTAATAAGCATCCAGTTCAGCCAAAGTTCCCCGGTTAAATTCTTCATAGGACTTGGTCAATTCCCGGACCACACAAGCTGGCCGATCGGGGCCAAAGACCTCAATGGCCGTATCAATAGTCTGACTGATCCGATAAGGAGACTCATAAATGATCAGTGTTTCCCCAGCATTTTGGTAGGCTGTTAATTGCTGGCGGCGGTCCTTGGCCTTCTTGGCTAGGAAACCAATAAAAGTAAAGGCTTCACTCTTAAGTCCAGAAGCTATCAGCCCGGTCAAGGCCGCATTGGCGCCTGGGAGGGGAATCACTGGGATATCCGCTTCTAGGCAAGCCTGGACCAGTTCGCTGCCCGGATCTGAGATCACTGGCATACCAGCATCGCTAACCTGGGCCAGGTCCTTGCCACTTTCCAAGAGGGAGAGAACTTCTGGGATCCGCTCCTGGGTATTGTACTTATGGAAGCTCTTTTGCGGCTTATCAATTTCAAAATGATTCAATAACTTCTGGGTGTGGCGGGTATCTTCAGCCAGGATCAAGTCCACTGTTTTGAGGACCTTGAGGGCCCGAAAGGTCATATCGTCCAGGTTACCAATTGGGGTAGGCACTAAATAAAGTCTCCCCTTGGTCTCTTCACCCAAAAAACTTTTTTGTTGTTGCATGAATTCACCTTCTTTCTCTCCTTCATTCTTCATCCAGACCGACCTTTTGACAGTGGATGCCCGGCCGGTAATGGAAATCACTCACCCCGTAAGCTTTTAGCCGTTTAATTTTCTCTAGACGGGAGAATTGTTTAAAGCGATACTCCGCCTGGGTTGCAGCTTGGCGACTAGAAAAAGCCTTGGCAAAGACCATGGCACAGGGTCGCCGGCTGGCTGGGCGGGTATACTTGGCTCCCTTGCCACTATTATGTTCTTCTTGCCGCCGCTCGACATCAGTGGTGTAGCCGGTATAGAGGCTATCATCGTGACAAAGAAGGACATACATGTAGTGGCAGGGTTCTTTATTATCCTTAGTGGAGATAAGCCTTCACTTCTTCCGTATAAACATTGTCCTTAGTATAAACATAGAGGGGCGGTAGAACTTGCAAACCCTTTTCTTGGCCATTCTTCATGAAGTCAATTAAGAGCGTGTTGGCCGGCTTATCGGCCTTGGGATGAACAAAACGCAAGCGCTTAGGAATTAACCGGTACTTGAGTCCGGCTTGGATCATTTCCGTCAAACGTTCTGGCCGGTGAACTAAGACCAAGCGTCCCCGATCTTTGAGTAAGGCTTTGCCCTGCTTAAAAATATCCTCCAAGGTCATGGCGATTTCATGACGGGCTAGAGCCTTTTTGTCATTAGGATTAATCCAAGAGTCCGGGTAAACCTTAAAATAAGGCGGGTTACAGGTAATCACATTGACCGATTCTGGCTTAACCAGGCTAGTGGCGGATTTGATATTGCCGGTATGGATAGTGATCTGGTCTTCTAAATGATTTAAGGCCACCGACCGTCTGGCCATATCAGCTAACTCTGGCTGAATTTCAATAGCTTCGATGGGCGATTGGGTCATGGCGGATAAGATCAAGGGAATGGCCCCATTGCCAGAACAGAAGTCGACAATTTTTTGCTTCTTGGTCTTTCTCACCCGGGCAAAGTAGGCTAAAAACAAGGCGTCTGTCGACAGGGAAAAAGTATCATCACTTTGGATGATTTCCCGGTCAAATTGGCTTAATTGATCAATGCGCTCGTTAGCTAATAGCGTCATCCAATCCCCTTTCTACCGCTTACCTTCCATACCATAGAGAATATCCAAGCAAAACATACATTGCTCAGCGTTTTCTCGTCTTTGGCCATAGGAAATATTACAAATATGAAAACCATCTTCATAAATATTTAAGAGGTTCTGTAAGGCTGGTGAGCGTTGTCCGTCCTTTTCTTCAGGAGCGGCTTCCTTCTCTTCCGGCTGGTCATTGGCTAATAATTGGTTGACCCGTTCTCTTAAATAGTGGTTTTCCATCTGTAGGTCTTGATTTTTGATTAATTCTTTACCCCACTCATCGATAATTGTCTCTAGTTCGGTCTGCATTTGGCCCAGTTGCTCGCTGAGGGTATTGAGGCGAGTGACAATATCTCTTGTCTCCATACTATCATTCCTTATTCCATATTCTGATAGACCATTAAACTCAAAACCTATTTTATCATAATTCTATTTTTTTCGATGGGAGAGACTCAAGTTTTTTATGGCTTTTTAAAGGCAGGAAAAAATCGAGCCAATCCTATTCTCATTTGGGCTTTTTTCCCGTAGACTAAGGATAAAATCAGCAAAAAGGAGCCAGTATGTTAGACTTTAATGCCACCTACCATTGGATCAGCCACTATGAGGATAATGACCTCTACCAAGTCTTTGTCAATCAAGCAGCCCGCCATGTGCCACTCAGTAACTTCATGGCCCTGGATTTTAACCCGGGGCTGGACGAGTGGCTGATCCTAGAGGAACAGTATATGGACTATGCCAGTGACTTCGACCTACCAGAAATCAATATCCACCTCCCCATGAACCAAGGGGTTGATGATGCACTTTATGCCTATCTCTCTGAGGCTGGCTATCAGCTAGCGATTACTGAACTAGTCAGTCTAAGCAACTACCAGGCTCCTAGGGGCAAAAGCCAGCCCAACCAGCTTGAATTAGAAGAAATTACTGCTGCTAGCCTCCCCGCCTTTTTAGCCTTCCAAGTCCACTATGATAGGGATTATGGCTTAACTTACCAAGAAGAAATGCAGGGCTACTACCAAGAAGCCTTCCTTAAAACAAACATTGACCAGGTCGCTGTCTTTGATTCGGGGCAAATAATCGCCGCTATGCAAGTGATCGCTTCGCGGGACTACTTAGAAATCGACCATCTGACCGTTAGAGAGGACTGGCAGAAGCAAGAAATTGGCCGCTGGCTGGTGGAGTGGGCCTATTCTCAAGCCAAGCAAGCTGAAAAGACCTTGATCTTAGTCTGTGATGCCGATAGCCAAGCCCGCAAATTCTATGACCATCTTGGCTTTGTGGGCCAAGGTTTTGAATTAGCCTTCTCCCGCCCCATTGATTCGGACTTTAAAAAGCAATTTTACTATCAAGACTAAAATTATAAAAAAGTGCTTCTGGCAAATTTCCTAACTTGCCGGAAGCACTTTTTCTTTGCTTTATAGGTATTTCTTCTCTAAGTTCCAGGCTTCTAGGACAAAGTATTCCAAGCTGGCCTGGGGACTGACATTTTGCTTGATCATTTTTTGCGCCTTGGTCACTAATTTTAGCAGGTCAAGAAATAAGCCCTCTGGGTAGGCCTGGTATTTGGCCTGGCGGTTGGTCTTCAGATCGGGGCGGACGAGAACCTGGTCTAAAATCTCCTGGTCACTTTGACTCTTAATTAAGAGACAATCCCTGAGTAAGAGAGTCAAGAGCTGCAAGAGGAGCTGGTTGTCCTGGCGGCTGCGGGAGAGCTTCATCCAATCGGTGGCTACCATGGTAAAGGCGCGCCCGTCTCTAGCCACAATGAGCTGGAGCCACTGGTCCAGGCGCTGGCACTGGTCATGGAAGACCTGGTTGTCATTTAGAGCCAAGGCGCTATCCAAGTCCGTCGTCAACCAGGCAATGATTTGGGCCTGGGCTTTGCCAATCCCCTGATCGACAAAGAGACGGACGGCTTGGTCAACCGCTAGGGAGGGGAGGTGGATCACCTGACAGCGGGACTGGACAGTTGGTAAAATTGCTTCTCGATTATTGGTTAAGAGGAAGATGTAGACATCTTGGTGGGGTTCTTCCAGAAATTTCAACAAGGAATTGGCCGCTTGGACTGTCATGGATTCGGCTGCCTCAATCACAAAGACCTTGCCCCGGCCTTCTAAGCCGGTCAGGGATAGATTGTGCTGAAGTTCACGGATTTGGTCAATTTTAATACTGTTGGCATCCTTAGTCAGCCATTCCACATCACTATGGTCACCCCGGATCACCCGTTGACAATGGTCACACTGACCACAGGGCTTGTCTTCTTGACTGCAAAATAAAGCTGCTGCCAAAAAAATGGCCATGTCGGCTTGACCAGAACCGGCATTGCCCTCAAATAAATAGGCGTGGGCTAAACGGCCATTCTGGATGACTTGGCGCATTAACTGGGCCAGTTGGCTTTGTTTTTCTTCAATGGCAAAGACTTGCGTCATTAGGGCGGTCCTTTCTACTAGGAAAAAAATTGAGGGAAACGTTGGCGAATCAACTCATAGGCGGCCGCTTGCATGGCTTCAGCCGGTTGACTAGCATCAATAGGGACAATCCGATCAGGGTTTTCTTTCAAGAGGTCTTGGTAGCCTTGGACGACCCGGCGGTGAAAGGCGATGGATTCTTGGTCCAAGCGGTTGATTTCATCAGTCCGGCCGGCTTCTATCCGGGCGATCCCTTCCTCAGCGGAAATATCACAGTAGAGGGTTAAATCGGGCAATAAGCCGTCGATAGCAAATGCATTGATCAACTTGACGGCCTGGCCCCCTAGTTTGCGGCCATAACCTTGGTAGGCAATGGAACTATCCACATAGCGGTCACAGAGGACCATATTCCCAGCGGCTAAGGCAGGACGGATCTTTTTGGTCAGGTGCTGAGCCCGACTCGCCGCATAGAGTAAGGCCTCTGACCGGGCATCGAGCTCGGTATTCGCTGGAGAGAGGATAATGTCACGAATTTCTTCAGCGATCCGGTCACCACCCGGCTCCCTAGAAAAAATTGGGGCCTGTTTTAAGTCCTGGTCCAAACGTGCCTTGAGCCCCTTAATTAGGGTAGTCTTTCCTGACCCATCCGGTCCTTCAAAGCTTATAAATACACCTGGCATTCTAATCCTCCTCTTAGAGTTCCTGACGGCCATCAAGGGCCCGCATGAGGGTCATCTCATCTGCGTATTCAATATCGCCCCCCACCGAGAGACCATAGGCAATCCGACTGACCTTGATTTGGGCCGGTTTGATTAAACGAGCTAGGTAAGTCGCCGTGGCCTCCCCTTCAGCGGTAGCGTTAGTGGCAATAATGACTTCTTGAATCTGGGTATCCTGCAAGCGTTGCAAGAGCGAGCGAATGTTTAAGTCATCCGGCCCCGTCCCATCCATAGGCGAGAGCACCCCATGGAGGACATGATACTTGCCGTGGTAGTTTTGCATTCTTTCCATAGCCATCACATCGCGGGCCTCTTCAACCACCATCACTACTGAGCCGTCTCGGTCATTATCACGGCAGATTAAACAGGGGTCTTCCTGGGTAACGTTACCGCAGACCGAACAAGTGGTCATTTCCTGCTTAACCCGGCTTAGGGCCTCGGCAAAGTCATTAACATCGGCTTGGTCCATTTCCAGGACAAAAAAGGCTAAACGAGCTGCGGTCTTAGCTCCAATTCCAGGTAATTTCTTAAAACTATCAATCAAGCGAGCGATCGGTTCGGGATATTGCATGCTTTCAACTCCTTCTAAATAAAAAAGCGGGAAAATCTTCAGACCGCTTGCGTCTGAGCTCCCCCACTCCTTAAAGCAAGTTCCTAGAAGCCGGGAAAGCCTTTAGAAAGGTTTCCCATATTCGATTCTTGAGCACTATCCACCTTGCTTAAACCGTCATTGACTGCAGCAATAAGGAGGTCACTGAGCATGTCAGGATCTTCAGGATCAATCACTGCTGGGTCCATTTCGATGGCCTTTACTCGGCGGTCGCCGCCTACCTTAGCTTTAATCATCCCTGAAGGTTCTTTGCCTTCAAAGACTTGTTTTTCCAAGTCCTTTTGGGACTCTTCTAATTTTGCTTGCATTTTTTTAGCTTCTTTGAGCATTTTTTGCATGTTCATCATATTATTTGCCATTTAATTTCCTCTTTCCTTCTTTGATTAATCGTTGCTGAGGGTAATATTGTCATTGTCCGCCCCAAAAAGATCAGCCATGGTTTGGGTAAGCGGATCTTGGGATTGTTGGTCTTCCTGTGATAGCCAAGCTGAACTGGGCTCTGCTAGTGGAGCGGTCTGATCAACTTCCTGGTTTTCATGAGCATCGGGCTCTTGGGCAGGGGCTGGACTTGCCGGTTTGTCTGCTTGGCTGGCATCACTATTTTCTTTCTCGGCTTGGGACTGGATCAGTTCATCCTTGCGCCCTTCATGGTAGGCCTTGACATAGCGTCCCCGAGCCTCCTGCCATTGCTCACTTGTCATCACCAGCATCCGGCCGGGATGGTTGATTTGATTTTGTAAGTGCTTGGCAACGGTCTCTTGTAATTCTTTATCCTCAAAGACCCTTTGGCAGAAAATCTCATAGTCAAAACTCAAGACAAAGGCTTCAGGGCTGGCAGCGACCGGCTCGGTTTGATGGAGGAGGGCCTGTTGGACGGTAGGAAGAGATTC
The nucleotide sequence above comes from Aerococcus urinae. Encoded proteins:
- the rsmI gene encoding 16S rRNA (cytidine(1402)-2'-O)-methyltransferase, whose translation is MQQQKSFLGEETKGRLYLVPTPIGNLDDMTFRALKVLKTVDLILAEDTRHTQKLLNHFEIDKPQKSFHKYNTQERIPEVLSLLESGKDLAQVSDAGMPVISDPGSELVQACLEADIPVIPLPGANAALTGLIASGLKSEAFTFIGFLAKKAKDRRQQLTAYQNAGETLIIYESPYRISQTIDTAIEVFGPDRPACVVRELTKSYEEFNRGTLAELDAYYQENPVVKGEICFYIEGNPHPKTASEQLQAGIDHLPLKGQVEWWMEEGKLSSKEAIKKVAKNKGLKKQEVYQAYHEIGGEAP
- a CDS encoding GIY-YIG nuclease family protein, with amino-acid sequence MYVLLCHDDSLYTGYTTDVERRQEEHNSGKGAKYTRPASRRPCAMVFAKAFSSRQAATQAEYRFKQFSRLEKIKRLKAYGVSDFHYRPGIHCQKVGLDEE
- a CDS encoding tRNA1(Val) (adenine(37)-N6)-methyltransferase, which codes for MTLLANERIDQLSQFDREIIQSDDTFSLSTDALFLAYFARVRKTKKQKIVDFCSGNGAIPLILSAMTQSPIEAIEIQPELADMARRSVALNHLEDQITIHTGNIKSATSLVKPESVNVITCNPPYFKVYPDSWINPNDKKALARHEIAMTLEDIFKQGKALLKDRGRLVLVHRPERLTEMIQAGLKYRLIPKRLRFVHPKADKPANTLLIDFMKNGQEKGLQVLPPLYVYTKDNVYTEEVKAYLH
- a CDS encoding DNA replication initiation control protein YabA — its product is METRDIVTRLNTLSEQLGQMQTELETIIDEWGKELIKNQDLQMENHYLRERVNQLLANDQPEEKEAAPEEKDGQRSPALQNLLNIYEDGFHICNISYGQRRENAEQCMFCLDILYGMEGKR
- a CDS encoding GNAT family N-acetyltransferase, yielding MLDFNATYHWISHYEDNDLYQVFVNQAARHVPLSNFMALDFNPGLDEWLILEEQYMDYASDFDLPEINIHLPMNQGVDDALYAYLSEAGYQLAITELVSLSNYQAPRGKSQPNQLELEEITAASLPAFLAFQVHYDRDYGLTYQEEMQGYYQEAFLKTNIDQVAVFDSGQIIAAMQVIASRDYLEIDHLTVREDWQKQEIGRWLVEWAYSQAKQAEKTLILVCDADSQARKFYDHLGFVGQGFELAFSRPIDSDFKKQFYYQD
- the holB gene encoding DNA polymerase III subunit delta' — protein: MTQVFAIEEKQSQLAQLMRQVIQNGRLAHAYLFEGNAGSGQADMAIFLAAALFCSQEDKPCGQCDHCQRVIRGDHSDVEWLTKDANSIKIDQIRELQHNLSLTGLEGRGKVFVIEAAESMTVQAANSLLKFLEEPHQDVYIFLLTNNREAILPTVQSRCQVIHLPSLAVDQAVRLFVDQGIGKAQAQIIAWLTTDLDSALALNDNQVFHDQCQRLDQWLQLIVARDGRAFTMVATDWMKLSRSRQDNQLLLQLLTLLLRDCLLIKSQSDQEILDQVLVRPDLKTNRQAKYQAYPEGLFLDLLKLVTKAQKMIKQNVSPQASLEYFVLEAWNLEKKYL
- the tmk gene encoding dTMP kinase, which encodes MPGVFISFEGPDGSGKTTLIKGLKARLDQDLKQAPIFSREPGGDRIAEEIRDIILSPANTELDARSEALLYAASRAQHLTKKIRPALAAGNMVLCDRYVDSSIAYQGYGRKLGGQAVKLINAFAIDGLLPDLTLYCDISAEEGIARIEAGRTDEINRLDQESIAFHRRVVQGYQDLLKENPDRIVPIDASQPAEAMQAAAYELIRQRFPQFFS
- the recR gene encoding recombination mediator RecR — protein: MQYPEPIARLIDSFKKLPGIGAKTAARLAFFVLEMDQADVNDFAEALSRVKQEMTTCSVCGNVTQEDPCLICRDNDRDGSVVMVVEEARDVMAMERMQNYHGKYHVLHGVLSPMDGTGPDDLNIRSLLQRLQDTQIQEVIIATNATAEGEATATYLARLIKPAQIKVSRIAYGLSVGGDIEYADEMTLMRALDGRQEL
- a CDS encoding YbaB/EbfC family nucleoid-associated protein, which codes for MANNMMNMQKMLKEAKKMQAKLEESQKDLEKQVFEGKEPSGMIKAKVGGDRRVKAIEMDPAVIDPEDPDMLSDLLIAAVNDGLSKVDSAQESNMGNLSKGFPGF